In Grus americana isolate bGruAme1 chromosome 19, bGruAme1.mat, whole genome shotgun sequence, the following are encoded in one genomic region:
- the ASPA gene encoding LOW QUALITY PROTEIN: aspartoacylase (The sequence of the model RefSeq protein was modified relative to this genomic sequence to represent the inferred CDS: substituted 1 base at 1 genomic stop codon), translating to MTSSSVVDKPPVRRVAVFGGIHDNELSGVFLVKHWQENGAEVQRTGMEVKPFLTNPRAVKKCTRYIDCDLNRVFDPDNLGRTVVEDIPHEVRRAQEINHIFGSKGSDDAYDLIFDLHNTTSNMGGTLILENSRDDFTIQMFHYIKNALAPECCPVLLIEHPSLKYATTRSVAKHPVGVEVGPQPQGVVRADTVDKMRKIVKHGLDFVQLFNEGKEFPLCAIEVFKIMXKDYPRNNNDEVIAIIHPKLQDQDWQPLNNGDRLFLTLDGEVIAYKADCTVYPTFINEAAYYEKKQAFVKTVKVKLTATHIRSSVLDQNTS from the exons ATGACTTCCTCTTCTGTTGTTGATAAACCGCCGGTAAGACGGGTTGCTGTCTTCGGGGGAATTCATGACAATGAGTTATCAGGGGTATTTTTGGTCAAGCACTGGCAAGAGAATGGAGCTGAGGTTCAAAGAACAGGAATGGAAGTGAAACCATTTCTTACCAACCCAAGAGCTGTGAAGAAGTGTACTAGATACATTGACTGTGATCTGAACCGTGTTTTTGACCCTGATAATCTTGG CAGGACAGTGGTGGAAGATATTCCACATGAAGTGAGGAGGGCTCAGGAAATCAATCATATATTTGGTTCAAAAGGTAGTGATGATGCGTATGACCTTATTTTTGACCTTCACAACACCACTTCTAACATGGGTGGTACCCTTATTCTTGAAAACTCCAGGGATGACTTTACAATTCAAATGTTTCATTATATCAAG AATGCTTTGGCTCCAGAATGCTGTCCCGTTTTGCTGATTGAACATCCTAGCTTGAAATATGCAACAACTCGATCTGTAGCAAAACATCCTGTTg GCGTGGAGGTGGGCCCTCAGCCGCAAGGTGTTGTTAGAGCTGATACTGTGGACAAAATGAGGAAGATTGTCAAACACGGCCTTGATTTTGTGCAACTTTTTAATGAAG GAAAGGAATTTCCACTGTGTGCAAttgaggtttttaaaataatgtagaaAGATTATCCCAGGAATAATAATGATGAAGTTATTGCTATTATTCACCCTAAACTGCAG GATCAAGACTGGCAGCCGCTGAACAACGGTGATCGTCTATTTTTGACTCTTGATGGAGAAGTAATTGCATATAAAGCAGACTGTACAGTCTATCCAACATTTATTAACGAAGCTGCGtattatgaaaagaaacaagcttTTGTAAAAACAGTAAAAGTGAAACTCACTGCAACACACATCAGATCGTCAGTCTTAGACCAGAACACTTCCTAA